In Candidatus Thermoplasmatota archaeon, a single window of DNA contains:
- a CDS encoding DUF3800 domain-containing protein: MRKCFVFVDESGDLGFGKGSTRHITLAAVIVEEYSRLERIPQKLRRRRLKKNLLRKPELKFHNSSPELRKAVLKRIVELNDAQVVCVTVDKANAKEGDKSHREDIYMRASGELVHEIANLVRVRDEMTIVFDARPCNRDFGTGFDRSIRAHVIDGYRELGYIPPEVRVRRLNSLNSRGLQVADFVAGAVRRKHEVGDASYHAIIAPILAMEKLIQL; the protein is encoded by the coding sequence GTGCGCAAATGCTTCGTTTTTGTGGATGAGTCAGGAGACCTTGGATTTGGCAAGGGCTCCACGCGCCACATCACCCTAGCTGCAGTCATCGTAGAGGAGTATTCTCGACTGGAACGAATCCCGCAGAAGTTGCGGAGAAGGCGCCTGAAGAAGAACCTGCTCCGGAAGCCTGAATTGAAGTTTCACAACTCGAGCCCTGAGTTGAGAAAGGCGGTACTGAAGAGGATCGTGGAATTGAACGACGCGCAGGTCGTCTGCGTGACTGTCGACAAGGCGAACGCGAAGGAGGGAGACAAGAGCCACAGAGAGGACATCTACATGCGCGCTTCAGGTGAGCTTGTTCACGAGATTGCGAATCTCGTCAGAGTCCGTGACGAAATGACGATCGTCTTCGATGCAAGACCCTGCAACCGGGACTTCGGAACTGGGTTCGACAGGAGCATCCGAGCACACGTGATCGATGGATATCGAGAATTGGGCTACATCCCACCAGAGGTAAGGGTCAGAAGATTAAACTCCCTGAACTCGAGGGGCTTACAGGTTGCGGACTTTGTGGCAGGGGCGGTTCGAAGGAAGCACGAGGTCGGAGATGCCAGCTATCATGCAATCATTGCGCCCATACTAGCGATGGAAAAACTAATCCAACTATGA